In the Carboxydothermus hydrogenoformans Z-2901 genome, one interval contains:
- a CDS encoding sigma-54-dependent Fis family transcriptional regulator produces the protein MGTIKLSLDFEDRVGLVLDVSRVISARNLNIITFQVLPGRMFLEIEKTDKKTLKQIIDDLKNIPKVLKVHPIEIMPYEQKEQQLRAVLDTVNEGIIAIDSHGTISICNQSCAEIFGIPVERVIGQNVGKLLANDIPMLKTLKTGESYNNQEIIINVEGRRLHYLTSGRPIKDRLGNIVGVVAVLKPMSEVRELVYALTKPSLNSFNDIIYTSEKMRFVVEMAKKVARTDTTVLIRGESGTGKELFARAIHLESPRRTKPFVPLNCAAVPESLLESELFGYVEGAFTGAKKGGKQGLLEFAHEGTLFLDEIAELPTHLQAKLLRVLQEGKVRRIGGQEEIPVDIRIIAATNRNLEGMVREGKFREDLYFRLNVFPLQIPPLRERVEDIEVLTYHFLNTFAKRRGIQYFEITENALNKLKAYSWPGNVRELQNVIERALTLADDGVIEAKDIILDNPQNTYFVARTLEEAVNQVEKELIERALKQYPSIRQAARSLGVTHTTLRNKIKKLKLTNKVVE, from the coding sequence ATGGGTACCATTAAGTTATCCCTGGATTTTGAAGACCGGGTAGGGTTAGTCTTGGATGTTTCCAGGGTTATTTCTGCCAGAAATTTAAATATTATTACTTTTCAAGTGCTTCCCGGAAGAATGTTTTTGGAGATAGAGAAAACGGATAAAAAAACTTTAAAGCAAATTATCGATGACTTAAAAAATATTCCCAAGGTGTTAAAGGTTCATCCCATTGAAATAATGCCCTATGAGCAAAAGGAGCAGCAGCTTAGAGCTGTTCTTGATACGGTTAATGAGGGTATAATTGCTATCGATAGTCACGGTACCATTTCTATATGCAATCAAAGCTGTGCCGAGATCTTTGGTATCCCAGTAGAGAGGGTAATCGGGCAGAATGTGGGTAAGCTTTTAGCAAACGATATTCCCATGCTAAAAACTTTAAAAACCGGTGAAAGTTACAATAACCAGGAAATAATTATTAATGTTGAAGGTAGAAGACTTCATTATCTTACTTCCGGACGACCGATTAAGGACCGTTTGGGCAATATTGTAGGGGTGGTTGCAGTCTTAAAACCAATGTCGGAAGTCCGGGAACTGGTTTATGCTTTAACCAAACCGTCGTTAAATAGCTTTAACGATATCATCTATACCTCTGAAAAAATGCGCTTTGTGGTAGAAATGGCCAAAAAAGTAGCAAGAACCGATACCACTGTGTTAATCCGGGGAGAATCGGGGACTGGCAAGGAGCTGTTTGCCCGGGCTATTCACTTGGAGAGCCCGAGGAGAACCAAGCCTTTTGTTCCCTTAAACTGTGCGGCGGTTCCGGAGAGTTTGTTGGAATCGGAACTTTTTGGTTATGTGGAAGGGGCTTTTACCGGAGCAAAAAAGGGAGGAAAACAGGGGCTTTTAGAGTTTGCCCATGAGGGGACGTTGTTTTTAGATGAAATTGCCGAACTTCCTACCCACCTGCAGGCCAAACTTTTACGCGTCCTGCAGGAAGGGAAGGTGCGCCGGATTGGCGGTCAAGAAGAGATACCGGTGGATATTAGAATAATTGCTGCAACTAACCGCAACTTAGAGGGGATGGTCCGGGAAGGAAAGTTCCGGGAAGACCTGTATTTTCGCTTAAATGTTTTTCCACTACAAATTCCGCCTTTAAGGGAGCGGGTGGAAGATATTGAAGTGTTGACCTACCATTTTTTAAATACTTTTGCCAAAAGGCGGGGAATACAGTACTTTGAAATAACGGAAAATGCCTTAAATAAGCTTAAAGCGTATAGCTGGCCAGGCAATGTCCGGGAACTGCAAAACGTCATTGAACGGGCTTTAACCTTAGCGGATGATGGAGTTATCGAAGCCAAAGATATTATTTTAGATAACCCCCAAAATACCTATTTTGTTGCCCGGACTTTAGAAGAAGCGGTTAACCAGGTGGAGAAGGAACTTATTGAAAGGGCTTTAAAACAGTATCCTTCCATCAGGCAGGCAGCCAGAAGTTTGGGGGTAACCCATACTACCTTGCGCAATAAAATAAAAAAACTAAAGCTTACCAATAAAGTAGTAGAGTAA
- a CDS encoding histidinol-phosphatase — protein sequence MIDLHVHTVYSGHGEGEFEDYIQKAREKGVTELGFSEHFPMALYGKDFPGYSMKVNDWPQYLRKLFKLKETYPFLKIGLEVDYFPESEGEIKRALKDLPVDYLIGSVHFIDNWPFDDPAEIESYRGKDLKELTAKYFDLVKKVIRLGIFNVIGHLDLIKKFGLVSFALIEPHLPEIFLELKNSGMVLEINTAGLRYPAKEQYPSKIIIEEAVREKIPLTTGSDAHKPEHLAYKFPEIYQMLEGIGVKNLTTFANQKAREIPLNRP from the coding sequence ATGATTGATTTACACGTACACACCGTTTATTCCGGGCACGGGGAAGGGGAGTTTGAGGATTATATCCAAAAAGCCCGGGAAAAAGGAGTTACGGAACTTGGCTTTAGTGAACATTTTCCCATGGCATTATATGGAAAAGACTTTCCGGGGTATTCCATGAAGGTTAACGATTGGCCCCAATACTTAAGAAAGCTTTTTAAGTTAAAGGAAACGTACCCTTTTTTAAAAATTGGGCTGGAAGTGGATTATTTTCCTGAAAGTGAAGGGGAAATCAAAAGAGCTTTAAAAGATTTACCGGTGGATTATCTTATTGGCTCGGTTCATTTTATAGACAACTGGCCTTTTGACGATCCCGCGGAAATTGAAAGCTATCGAGGTAAAGATTTAAAAGAGCTGACAGCAAAATATTTTGATTTAGTTAAAAAAGTGATTAGATTAGGGATTTTTAATGTTATCGGCCACTTGGATTTAATAAAGAAATTTGGCCTGGTTAGCTTTGCACTTATTGAGCCCCATTTACCGGAAATTTTCCTGGAATTAAAAAATTCCGGGATGGTGCTGGAAATTAACACCGCAGGCTTACGCTATCCGGCTAAGGAGCAATATCCAAGTAAAATTATCATTGAGGAAGCGGTAAGGGAAAAAATCCCTCTTACTACCGGTTCCGACGCCCATAAGCCGGAGCACCTTGCCTATAAATTTCCGGAAATTTACCAGATGTTAGAGGGAATTGGCGTAAAAAACCTTACAACTTTTGCAAATCAAAAAGCCCGGGAAATTCCTTTAAACCGTCCGTAA
- a CDS encoding HPP family protein, with amino-acid sequence MRERKDKLKKMFWTIIGSFFGIGAISFLAFIYKIPLLLPSLGATAVILFSAYESPFARPKSVLGGHIISATVGVFIAHLAGSNWWSIALGVTLAIGAINYGFFKKVFGRERNL; translated from the coding sequence ATGAGAGAAAGAAAAGATAAATTAAAAAAAATGTTTTGGACGATAATAGGAAGTTTTTTCGGTATTGGGGCTATTTCTTTTTTAGCGTTTATTTACAAGATACCACTGCTTTTGCCCTCGTTGGGAGCCACCGCGGTAATCCTTTTTAGCGCCTATGAAAGTCCTTTTGCCAGACCAAAAAGCGTTTTGGGTGGGCATATAATTTCGGCTACCGTTGGAGTGTTTATTGCCCATTTAGCAGGTAGTAACTGGTGGAGTATTGCACTTGGAGTTACTTTGGCAATTGGGGCTATTAATTACGGTTTTTTTAAAAAAGTATTTGGACGTGAAAGAAATTTGTAA
- a CDS encoding patatin-like phospholipase family protein — protein sequence MKEWGLALGGGFLRGAAHIGVLKVLEKEGLKPSIVSGTSVGGIIALLYGAGLSPKDMEELALQIKPKDLYNCLFTAGVGIFIISYNLLKLFGYQNNKLKLPLGIFRPIGLQRKIVRELGTLNINQLKEQVAVISVDLYSGKRVVFGNFPGEFLRGINDYIAVRDALLVTALEATSAVPGIFTPVKFYDYLLTDGGVVENVPVRILANLGYEKIIGVALTNPEENKYHIKNIIDVLGSSMEIIMTSNTEKDVERFADLVLRPRVSGMDWNDFALIPWAIRRGEEEAYNNLDRIAEIVS from the coding sequence ATGAAGGAGTGGGGTCTTGCCCTTGGGGGAGGCTTTTTAAGAGGGGCTGCTCACATTGGAGTACTGAAAGTTCTGGAAAAAGAGGGGTTAAAACCTTCGATAGTATCCGGCACCAGTGTCGGTGGGATTATAGCCCTTTTATATGGAGCGGGGTTGTCGCCTAAGGATATGGAGGAGCTTGCTCTTCAAATTAAACCCAAAGACCTCTATAACTGTTTATTTACCGCGGGAGTAGGTATTTTTATCATAAGTTATAATTTATTAAAGCTTTTTGGCTATCAAAATAATAAATTAAAGCTTCCTTTAGGAATCTTTAGACCCATTGGTTTACAGCGAAAAATTGTAAGGGAATTAGGAACGCTTAATATAAATCAATTAAAAGAACAGGTTGCGGTGATAAGTGTAGACCTCTATTCCGGCAAAAGGGTGGTCTTTGGCAATTTTCCAGGGGAGTTTCTACGGGGAATAAACGATTATATTGCTGTCCGGGACGCTTTATTGGTGACTGCTTTGGAGGCGACTTCGGCAGTTCCCGGAATTTTTACTCCGGTAAAATTTTATGACTACTTGTTAACCGATGGGGGAGTTGTGGAAAATGTGCCGGTCAGAATTTTAGCTAATTTAGGTTACGAAAAAATTATTGGAGTTGCCTTGACAAACCCCGAGGAAAATAAGTACCATATTAAAAACATTATTGATGTGCTGGGAAGTTCAATGGAGATAATTATGACTTCCAATACCGAAAAAGATGTGGAACGATTCGCCGATTTAGTATTAAGACCCCGAGTTTCGGGGATGGATTGGAATGATTTTGCTTTAATACCCTGGGCCATTCGGCGGGGAGAAGAAGAGGCTTATAATAATCTTGACAGAATTGCTGAAATTGTTTCTTAG
- a CDS encoding flavodoxin family protein, translated as MEAVGVVGSPRRRGNTEYLVRYYLKQLTKELSTEIIPLAERKIAACRGCRRCQATGECQIRDDFQGIYPIVVKSKILVLGTPVYYSGMSPLLSAFLSRLGMLSSSRGRELGGKIGVGIVTGRRAGHNMVLAQLLQFYFYHGLIIPGGPYWTIGFGGGRGEIKNDREIYTVLSAHAAFTLKIFKKLGGE; from the coding sequence ATGGAGGCCGTAGGTGTTGTTGGGAGTCCGAGGCGCCGGGGAAATACCGAGTATTTGGTCAGGTATTATTTAAAACAACTTACCAAAGAGCTGTCAACGGAAATAATTCCCCTGGCGGAAAGAAAAATTGCTGCTTGCAGGGGTTGTAGAAGATGTCAGGCGACGGGGGAGTGCCAAATCCGGGATGATTTCCAGGGAATCTATCCGATTGTTGTTAAAAGCAAAATCCTGGTTTTGGGAACACCGGTTTACTACAGCGGAATGTCTCCTTTGCTTTCGGCGTTTTTAAGCCGTCTTGGCATGTTATCTTCCAGCAGGGGTCGAGAATTAGGCGGGAAAATAGGTGTGGGAATTGTCACGGGAAGAAGAGCGGGTCACAATATGGTATTAGCCCAGTTACTGCAGTTTTATTTTTACCACGGCTTGATCATTCCCGGAGGCCCGTACTGGACAATAGGTTTTGGAGGGGGAAGAGGGGAAATAAAAAACGACCGGGAGATATATACCGTGCTAAGCGCCCATGCGGCTTTTACGCTAAAGATTTTTAAAAAACTGGGGGGAGAGTAA
- a CDS encoding methionine synthase: MKEILKTGIGSMPLVDATKNLEIIKEALPQIPHWPQMPQRGVAEHFVFQFLRPLTEVGLLQVEGNKGIFKKDETFPEKLTFFYEKYFEALEKRDYAFFAMPRESGEGLYLLVEKFNEYFPRALAVKGQMAGPLSILLTLTDENKIPAFYDPEIREAVVKTLVMSARWQVNFLKNTGRKVYLFVDDPAIANYGSFTHLTLKREEVVGVLKEIIDGILEEGGIPGVHSCAGIDWSIVTEAGAQVVSVDAFNYLDSLFPYKEEIKSLLNTGGILALGIIPTGPEIENYSLEDLYKDYERKVNLLREMGVVSDNSNIMLTPACGTGLLLPEHAEKIYGLLRDFGKEITND; encoded by the coding sequence ATGAAGGAAATTTTAAAAACCGGTATTGGGAGCATGCCACTGGTAGATGCCACAAAAAACCTGGAAATTATCAAGGAAGCGTTACCGCAAATACCCCACTGGCCCCAGATGCCCCAGCGGGGTGTGGCGGAGCATTTTGTTTTTCAGTTTTTACGGCCGTTAACGGAAGTGGGGTTACTGCAGGTAGAAGGAAATAAAGGAATTTTTAAGAAAGATGAAACCTTTCCCGAAAAATTAACATTCTTTTATGAAAAGTATTTTGAAGCTCTTGAAAAAAGGGATTATGCTTTTTTTGCCATGCCCCGGGAAAGTGGAGAAGGGCTTTATCTTTTGGTGGAAAAATTTAATGAGTATTTTCCCAGGGCCCTGGCGGTAAAAGGGCAAATGGCCGGCCCTTTGAGCATCTTACTTACCCTTACCGATGAAAACAAGATACCGGCCTTTTACGATCCGGAGATTCGGGAAGCAGTGGTTAAGACTTTAGTTATGTCGGCCCGCTGGCAGGTAAATTTTTTAAAAAATACTGGAAGGAAGGTTTATTTGTTTGTGGATGATCCGGCAATTGCCAATTACGGCAGTTTCACCCATCTTACTTTAAAACGGGAAGAGGTAGTAGGAGTTTTAAAAGAAATCATTGACGGGATTTTAGAAGAAGGAGGTATACCCGGAGTCCACTCCTGTGCCGGTATCGACTGGTCAATAGTAACGGAAGCTGGAGCACAGGTTGTATCGGTAGATGCTTTTAACTATCTTGATTCCCTGTTTCCGTATAAAGAAGAAATTAAAAGTTTATTAAATACCGGGGGAATTTTAGCCCTGGGGATTATTCCTACCGGCCCGGAAATAGAGAATTATAGTTTAGAAGACCTCTACAAGGATTATGAACGAAAAGTTAATTTGTTAAGGGAAATGGGAGTAGTTTCGGATAATTCGAATATCATGCTGACTCCGGCCTGTGGCACGGGGCTTTTACTTCCGGAGCATGCGGAAAAGATATACGGCCTTTTGCGGGATTTTGGAAAGGAAATCACCAATGATTGA
- a CDS encoding YdcF family protein, with product MNFKKIIFAFFGLTLIFLIAAWFFPLNYYLALPLTIKENPQPADAVVVLSGGLTKKGDLGESTRERLNLGINLWKNDYGRYLLLSGGSFTREPKDASLMAKEALKKGVPAPALLLESSSENTYENVLLTANIYYQNRWKRILVVTSAYHTLRVKKMYNDRGVNATVVYPAGELPNARGLLRLRQTIVVVEEYLKLLYYFIGKL from the coding sequence ATGAACTTCAAAAAGATTATTTTTGCATTCTTTGGACTTACCTTAATTTTTTTAATCGCCGCCTGGTTTTTCCCGTTAAATTACTATCTTGCCTTACCCTTAACAATTAAGGAAAATCCTCAACCAGCCGATGCCGTCGTGGTTTTAAGCGGGGGCCTTACCAAGAAGGGAGATTTAGGCGAGAGTACCAGGGAAAGGTTAAATTTAGGTATTAACCTCTGGAAAAACGATTACGGACGCTATCTTTTGCTGTCAGGAGGCAGTTTTACCAGAGAGCCAAAAGACGCCAGCCTCATGGCCAAAGAAGCGCTAAAAAAAGGTGTTCCCGCTCCGGCTCTTTTACTGGAGAGCAGTAGCGAAAACACCTACGAAAACGTTTTATTAACCGCAAATATTTATTATCAGAACCGCTGGAAAAGAATTTTAGTGGTCACCTCTGCCTATCATACTTTGCGGGTTAAAAAAATGTATAACGACCGGGGGGTTAACGCCACCGTTGTCTACCCCGCCGGTGAACTGCCAAACGCCCGCGGATTGTTAAGATTAAGGCAAACTATAGTAGTTGTTGAAGAATATTTAAAGTTACTCTACTACTTTATTGGTAAGCTTTAG
- a CDS encoding 4Fe-4S dicluster domain-containing protein, which produces MRYGMVIDLDKCIGCRTCAVICKEHNSQPPGTWWNRVFTPGSEEHQTAVEKDGHLQMYFLPVACQMCENAPCVKVCPVGATYTDDKGRVLVDYERCIGCRYCMTACPYGVRQFNWEDPKKAKDRVGYMKGYSYGYPFDHRDKDDRLVYTQNRPKGVVEKCTFCVQYTDKGELPACVQACPAHARIFGDLDDKDSEISKLVHERQVVQLKEHLGTKPKVYYLAPTKGRR; this is translated from the coding sequence ATGCGTTACGGTATGGTCATAGACCTTGATAAATGCATTGGCTGCCGGACCTGTGCGGTGATTTGTAAAGAACATAATTCCCAGCCTCCGGGGACCTGGTGGAACCGGGTTTTTACCCCGGGGAGCGAAGAACACCAAACGGCGGTGGAAAAAGACGGGCATTTGCAGATGTATTTTTTGCCGGTAGCCTGCCAGATGTGTGAAAATGCTCCCTGTGTCAAAGTTTGTCCTGTAGGGGCCACTTATACCGACGATAAGGGGCGGGTACTGGTAGATTATGAGCGTTGCATAGGCTGTCGCTACTGTATGACTGCTTGTCCCTATGGTGTTCGCCAGTTTAACTGGGAAGACCCGAAAAAAGCTAAAGACCGGGTTGGATACATGAAGGGGTACAGCTACGGTTATCCCTTTGACCACCGGGACAAGGATGACCGACTGGTTTATACCCAAAACCGTCCAAAAGGCGTAGTAGAGAAATGCACTTTTTGCGTCCAGTATACCGATAAAGGAGAACTTCCGGCTTGTGTTCAGGCTTGCCCGGCCCATGCCAGAATATTTGGTGACCTTGACGACAAAGATTCCGAAATTAGTAAATTAGTCCATGAAAGACAGGTCGTTCAATTAAAAGAACATTTAGGAACTAAACCCAAAGTCTATTATCTGGCGCCAACTAAGGGAAGACGGTAA
- the sfsA gene encoding DNA/RNA nuclease SfsA, producing MEFNFTPIPAVFCKKLNRFVGEVVLQGEKVLVHIPNSGRLAEILTEGRLVYLREGKNPGRKYQYDLVLAQMPESLVLVDSLLPNKIAQGLLEKGIIKPFSREIDQVAAEQTKGQSRFDFKVQLRDKTGFIEVKSVTLVEGKYALFPDAPTPRGVRHLEELRALSSQYLTAVVFLICREDAEVFKPNDKCDPYFASALKKAAMAGVYIKAYRLKLDLKGVYFDREMEVVL from the coding sequence ATGGAATTCAATTTTACTCCAATTCCTGCAGTTTTTTGCAAAAAATTAAACCGTTTTGTAGGTGAAGTGGTTTTACAGGGAGAAAAGGTGTTGGTCCATATTCCCAATTCCGGCCGACTGGCGGAAATTTTAACCGAAGGTCGGCTGGTGTATTTACGGGAAGGCAAAAATCCTGGCCGAAAGTATCAATATGACCTGGTTTTAGCGCAAATGCCGGAATCTTTGGTTTTAGTTGATAGCCTTCTTCCCAATAAAATTGCGCAGGGGCTGTTAGAGAAAGGTATTATAAAGCCTTTTTCTCGGGAGATAGACCAAGTAGCAGCGGAGCAGACCAAGGGGCAGTCCCGCTTTGATTTCAAAGTTCAGCTTCGGGATAAGACTGGTTTTATTGAGGTGAAGTCCGTAACCTTGGTGGAAGGGAAGTATGCTCTTTTTCCCGATGCCCCAACTCCACGGGGAGTAAGGCATTTGGAGGAATTAAGAGCTTTATCTTCTCAATATTTAACAGCGGTGGTTTTTTTAATTTGCCGGGAGGATGCAGAAGTATTTAAACCAAATGATAAATGTGACCCGTACTTTGCTTCAGCGTTAAAAAAAGCGGCAATGGCGGGGGTGTATATTAAAGCTTACCGTTTAAAGTTAGACTTAAAAGGAGTTTACTTTGACCGGGAAATGGAGGTAGTTTTATAA
- a CDS encoding molybdopterin-dependent oxidoreductase, giving the protein MKYKVKLTRRQFLKGTAAAGVLLGAGGGRVLVKKALADNRAREVKFVRTTCSPNCTSACGIKAMVVDGQIKALFPTNDYPDPEYNPRGCLRGISFINLIYGPDRLKGPRIKEGGRGLKGKFRDVSWEEALDYTARRLKEIAEKYGPESIGVSFQVGGTGYVHKGAMVALATLAGWTLHHAYDLNGDLPMFWPQTFGVQTEELEPLEWVNSRYTAIFGSNVMVTRLIDSDLLLESKKRGGKVVVFDPNYSPTAAKADEFYRIKVSSDAALALGIARIIVEEKLYDEPFIKTYTDLPLLVRLDNGKRLKAADVAGLALPAGVSPYRDVFVAYNGKFLAVNPEKLEMPLDVALEGEYTVTLKNGQTVKVKPIFQLLKESLKVYTPEFVERETGVKAEDVVKIAREMATIKPLHIIYGASNYQWYHGDLKGRALALIVVLTGNLGKPGAGISTYAGQYRIRLKVNKWWFPEGKKAKWYPWLYILHGPTENMVAPKPKNGIKALIFGWHNPFDQHNMANRLREMVEKGELEFVVAIDFQNSTSCQWSDVVLPGVTWYEKTELTATPVHPYLQLQQPAIKPLYNCKPELWIFRELAKRINPEFEKHFFPGLDPDKAAEKAIELMLATGGPTVAGITLEQLKKGPVRLKLGTPGNRQIMFYEQIVEKKPFPPESLPVPLEKTAQFVKSGRIEFYKDEDIFLKLGEQLPVYKPPFEESEYALDPSSKGKYQFAFITRNSLYRVHSTHSNNIWMEELHNNKPKVFLNPKDAETKGIKEGDLVEVYNSRGKVKGYAVLDPGIGEKVIVFEQGWWSRYLKETSYNSLTYPFIKPTHEVYFVPGVWSPNTAWNECLCDVRKVGES; this is encoded by the coding sequence GTGAAGTACAAAGTAAAGCTTACCCGGCGTCAGTTTTTGAAAGGTACGGCTGCTGCCGGTGTTCTGCTGGGAGCCGGAGGCGGAAGGGTACTGGTTAAAAAAGCTTTAGCCGATAACCGTGCTCGGGAAGTTAAATTTGTTCGTACTACCTGTTCGCCCAACTGCACCAGCGCTTGTGGTATTAAAGCAATGGTAGTGGATGGGCAAATTAAAGCATTATTCCCCACTAATGACTATCCTGACCCGGAATACAACCCCAGGGGTTGTTTACGGGGGATATCTTTTATTAACTTGATATACGGTCCAGACCGGCTCAAAGGGCCCAGAATTAAGGAAGGTGGCCGGGGATTAAAAGGGAAATTTAGAGATGTATCCTGGGAGGAAGCTTTAGATTATACTGCTCGAAGGCTTAAAGAAATTGCGGAAAAATATGGGCCTGAATCAATAGGTGTTAGTTTCCAAGTAGGGGGTACCGGCTACGTCCATAAGGGAGCTATGGTAGCATTAGCTACCCTTGCTGGCTGGACCTTACATCACGCTTACGATTTAAACGGGGATTTACCAATGTTTTGGCCCCAGACTTTTGGAGTGCAAACGGAAGAGTTGGAACCTTTAGAATGGGTAAACTCGCGCTATACTGCTATATTTGGTTCCAACGTTATGGTGACCCGGCTTATTGACTCGGATTTACTTTTGGAATCGAAAAAGCGGGGCGGTAAGGTTGTAGTTTTTGACCCCAACTACTCGCCAACGGCAGCTAAAGCCGATGAATTTTACCGGATAAAAGTTTCCAGTGATGCTGCCCTGGCTCTGGGAATTGCCCGGATAATTGTAGAAGAAAAACTTTATGATGAACCGTTTATTAAAACTTATACCGACTTACCGCTTTTAGTTCGCTTAGATAACGGCAAACGTTTGAAAGCTGCTGATGTGGCCGGACTTGCCCTGCCGGCAGGTGTGTCTCCTTACCGGGATGTTTTTGTAGCCTATAACGGCAAGTTTTTAGCGGTAAATCCGGAAAAACTGGAAATGCCCTTAGATGTAGCGCTGGAGGGAGAATATACCGTTACTTTAAAAAATGGCCAAACCGTCAAGGTAAAGCCCATATTTCAGCTTTTAAAGGAAAGCCTCAAAGTTTACACGCCGGAATTTGTAGAGCGGGAAACCGGCGTAAAGGCAGAGGATGTAGTAAAAATAGCCCGGGAAATGGCTACGATAAAACCGCTTCACATTATTTATGGGGCGAGCAATTATCAGTGGTATCACGGCGATTTAAAAGGCCGGGCGTTAGCGTTGATAGTGGTACTTACCGGCAACCTTGGGAAACCAGGAGCGGGGATTTCTACTTACGCAGGACAGTACCGGATCAGGTTAAAAGTAAACAAATGGTGGTTTCCGGAAGGAAAGAAAGCAAAGTGGTATCCCTGGCTTTATATCCTACACGGACCTACGGAAAACATGGTGGCCCCTAAGCCCAAAAATGGAATAAAGGCTTTAATTTTTGGCTGGCACAACCCCTTTGACCAGCACAATATGGCCAATCGCCTGCGAGAAATGGTGGAAAAGGGTGAGTTAGAGTTTGTGGTAGCTATAGATTTTCAAAATTCCACCAGCTGTCAGTGGAGCGATGTGGTATTGCCGGGTGTTACCTGGTATGAAAAAACCGAACTTACCGCAACGCCGGTGCATCCATATCTGCAACTTCAGCAACCGGCAATAAAACCACTATATAATTGTAAGCCGGAACTCTGGATATTTAGAGAACTGGCCAAAAGAATCAATCCGGAATTTGAAAAGCACTTCTTCCCCGGCCTTGATCCGGATAAAGCGGCGGAAAAGGCCATTGAACTGATGTTGGCTACCGGTGGTCCAACGGTAGCAGGGATTACCTTAGAACAACTGAAGAAGGGGCCAGTAAGATTAAAACTGGGGACTCCTGGAAACAGGCAAATAATGTTTTACGAACAGATCGTTGAGAAAAAGCCATTCCCGCCGGAGAGTTTACCGGTACCCCTTGAAAAAACCGCGCAATTTGTTAAAAGCGGGCGGATTGAGTTTTACAAAGACGAAGATATTTTCTTAAAACTTGGCGAGCAGCTGCCGGTGTACAAACCACCTTTTGAAGAAAGCGAGTATGCTTTGGACCCAAGTAGCAAAGGTAAATACCAGTTTGCCTTTATCACCAGGAACTCGCTGTATCGGGTTCACTCCACCCATTCCAACAATATTTGGATGGAAGAGTTGCACAACAATAAGCCCAAGGTTTTTCTTAACCCTAAAGATGCCGAAACAAAAGGTATCAAAGAAGGGGACCTGGTAGAGGTATATAACAGCCGGGGTAAAGTTAAAGGTTACGCCGTTTTGGATCCCGGTATAGGCGAAAAAGTCATAGTTTTTGAACAGGGCTGGTGGAGCCGTTATTTAAAGGAAACCTCCTACAACTCCTTAACCTATCCGTTTATTAAACCGACGCACGAGGTGTATTTTGTACCCGGTGTGTGGAGCCCGAATACGGCCTGGAATGAATGCCTGTGTGATGTGAGAAAGGTGGGTGAAAGTTAA